One window of the Triticum dicoccoides isolate Atlit2015 ecotype Zavitan chromosome 3B, WEW_v2.0, whole genome shotgun sequence genome contains the following:
- the LOC119275177 gene encoding syntaxin-32-like has protein sequence MNPSRSAPASFRDRTNEFRSAVESARRHVAPSPAAASASGSAGPLDDSRSAASAHSEFNRRASKIGLGIHQTSQKLARLAKLAKKTSVFDDPTLEIQELTAVVKKDIGALNNAVMDLQVLCNSQNESGNLSKDTTNHSTTVVDNLKNRLMSATKEFKEVLTMRTENLKVHENRRQMFSSSAAKDASNPFIRQRPLVPREASDAAPPAPWASDSATTPLFQRKKTNGDHGASSSLSSPAFMQQQQLAVQQDSYMQSRAEALQNVESTIHELSNIFTQLATMVSQQGELAIRIDENMEETVANVEGAQGQLLKYLNSISSNRWLMMKIFFVLMVFLMIFIFFVA, from the exons atGAACCCATCGCGGTCCGCCCCGGCGTCGTTCCGGGACCGCACCAACGAGTTCCGCTCCGCCGTCGAGAGCgcgcgccgccacgtcgccccgtcCCCAGCCGCCGCGTCGGCCAGCGGCAGCGCCGGGCCCCTCGACGACTCGCGCTCCGCCGCGTCGGCGCACTCCGAGTTCAACCGCCGCGCCTCCAAGATCGGGCTCGGGATCCACCAGACCTCCCAGAAGCTCGCCCGCCTTGCCAAAT TGGCAAAGAAGACATCTGTTTTTGATGACCCTACCTTAGAGATACAAGAGTTGACTGCAGTTGTTAAGAAGGACATTGGTGCTTTGAATAATGCTGTTATGGACTTACAAGTTCTGTGCAATTCACAAAATGAGAGCGGCAATCTTTCCAAGGATACAACAAACCATTCCACTACCGTTGTGGACAACCTGAAAAATCGACTGATGAGTGCAACGAAAGAATTCAAAGAAGTCCTTACCATGCGGACAGAG AATTTGAAGGTTCATGAAAACAGAAGGCAAATGTTCTCCTCCTCAGCTGCAAAAGATGCATCAAATCCATTCATTCGTCAGCGGCCCCTTGTTCCCAGAGAGGCATCCGACGCTGCACCCCCAGCACCATGGGCCAGTGACTCTGCAACTACGCCGTTGTTTCAGAG GAAGAAGACTAATGGAGATCATGGAgcatcgtcgtcgttgtcgtctccTGCTTTCATGCAGCAGCAGCAATTGGCAGTACAGCAGGATAGTTACATGCAGAGCAGAGCTGAGGCTCTTCAAAATGTGGAATCAACCATCCATGAGCTGAGCAACATCTTTACCCAGCTGGCAACCATGGTGTCTCAGCAGGGAGAGCTAGCAATCAG AATCGATGAGAACATGGAGGAGACGGTAGCCAACGTTGAGGGGGCGCAGGGTCAACTCCTGAAGTACCTCAACAGCATCTCATCAAACAGGTGGCTGATGATGAAGATATTCTTCGTGCTGATGGTGTTCCTCATGATCTTCATATTCTTCGTGGCATGA